The following coding sequences lie in one Bacteroidota bacterium genomic window:
- the buk gene encoding butyrate kinase, whose amino-acid sequence MGSNDNIHILTINPGSTSTKFGLFEGLNPVYIKTIRHSSEELEPFEKITDQFSFRKDLILNELREAEIPLEQIRVVMGRGGLLKPIESGVYEVNEAMMHDLRNSPLGEHASNLGGLIAYDIARSLPDARAYIANPVVVDELDDIARISGHPLLPRFSIFHALNQKAIARQHAKSIMRPYEQLNLIVVHLGGGISVGAHKNGRVVDVNQALDGDGPFSPERSGSLPVGALVRLCFSGKYTEKEVMKMIKGEGGLVAYLGTNSAYEVEQRVAAGDAYAKLIYDAMAYQVAKEIGAMATVLHFQVDGILITGGIAHDKYFVNKIIERVHRIAPVHVYPGEDELKALAFNGLRVVNGEAEAKVYS is encoded by the coding sequence ATGGGCAGCAACGACAACATCCACATCCTGACCATCAACCCCGGATCGACCTCTACCAAGTTCGGCCTGTTTGAGGGGCTCAACCCGGTGTATATCAAAACCATCCGCCACAGCAGCGAAGAGCTTGAGCCTTTTGAAAAGATAACCGATCAGTTTTCTTTTCGCAAAGATTTGATCCTCAACGAGCTACGCGAAGCCGAAATTCCGCTTGAACAGATCAGGGTGGTGATGGGCAGGGGCGGACTGCTCAAGCCCATCGAGTCGGGTGTGTATGAGGTGAACGAGGCAATGATGCACGACCTGCGCAACAGTCCGCTGGGCGAACACGCCAGCAACCTGGGCGGGCTCATTGCATACGACATTGCCCGATCCCTGCCCGATGCCCGGGCTTATATAGCCAATCCGGTAGTGGTTGATGAGCTCGACGACATTGCACGAATCTCGGGGCATCCCCTTCTGCCCCGCTTCTCCATCTTTCATGCGCTCAATCAGAAAGCCATTGCCAGACAACATGCCAAATCAATCATGCGGCCCTACGAGCAACTCAACCTCATCGTAGTACACCTCGGTGGGGGCATCTCGGTGGGCGCACACAAAAACGGACGCGTTGTTGACGTGAACCAGGCATTGGACGGCGATGGTCCTTTCTCGCCCGAGCGCAGCGGAAGTTTGCCCGTGGGCGCCCTCGTAAGGCTCTGTTTCAGCGGCAAATACACCGAGAAGGAAGTAATGAAAATGATCAAAGGCGAAGGTGGCCTTGTGGCCTATCTGGGCACCAACAGCGCCTACGAGGTTGAACAACGTGTAGCTGCGGGCGACGCCTATGCCAAACTCATCTACGACGCCATGGCCTATCAGGTGGCCAAAGAAATCGGCGCCATGGCCACTGTGCTCCACTTTCAGGTGGATGGCATCCTCATCACCGGTGGCATCGCTCACGACAAATACTTCGTGAACAAAATCATCGAGCGGGTGCATCGCATAGCCCCTGTGCATGTTTATCCCGGTGAAGACGAATTGAAAGCCCTGGCATTCAACGGCCTGAGAGTAGTCAACGGCGAAGCCGAAGCCAAAGTGTACAGCTAA